One Coffea eugenioides isolate CCC68of chromosome 2, Ceug_1.0, whole genome shotgun sequence genomic window, GTGAAAATGACATTATCTTTGTTGTGATGTCCTGCATGAATCCCATGAAACATTTCAAGACACAGAAAGATGTGTTTTAGTATATCTTCCAAGAAAATCAAACTGCGCTTCATCATTTTAAAATAGAAGCCAAATTGAACATGAAGATCAACGAAGTTAATACATTTAGTATACACCAAATCTCATTCTATGATGCCAAGACTAAGAAGTTTATGGAGTGGTGCATACTTCTCCTACAGAAATGGTAATGACATGTGGAGTAAAACCAAACCCAGCTGAATTCGACAGCCATCCACCTAGCAAAAGCAGTTGTAAATCAAAACATTAGTTGAATTGAAAAATTAATGAGGGAAAGGAAATGGAACACCATAGTCTAACGGAGAGAGAATGCTTTGGCTTCTAAAGATTTCAAAGTATCCAACTTCACATAGACTTGTCAGTTCAGGAAAATACTATCTAAACGAAGAGGAATAATATTGCTTCCACGTTGATTGGGCAATAAAGAGCATCAATACTATCAAATAAAATCTGAGAACAAATTAAACGTTAGGAGATATAGTTAGATATACAAATGCAAACTTAAACACAGTTCAGCATATCAGAGATATGTGAAGGTTTTCGTCTCCAGATACATGTGTTGTAAGTTAGCCTAATCCAAAAGCCTTAGAATATGCTATTGGAGGTGATGAACAGCAAAACTAACGCTGCCACTTGAGAAATCAATACTATGCTGACAAAAAGCATGATAAACAATAGAAAGAAGGAGACACAATTAGCAATAGTTTTTGGGGGAAAGAAGCTGAGTTACAAGCTAGGGTATCCATAAAGGTCTGTAAGGTTTCCGTTTCCTAAAATATTCTTCACCAAGTTATTCTTGTCCAGGATTTTGTACCCAATCCAATAGGACTAAATTCATAAGCAAATAATGTCTTCAGCCAACTAAATCTTCATGTGACCATGATAACGGTCAATCACTGTTTATCGAAATTTAGCCTTCTAAAACTAGGATTTAATATTTTGTCTGGGTTTCAGGAATTCTGCTCATATGATGTGTAATATAGGTAAGAGCAGCAGCAAGCACAGGTAGCATATTGTTTAAGCaactaaaatttaaatgatATTGTTTTGGGGGATCTGGATTTACTGAACTATCATCTCATTTTCTTGCACAAGTATCACAAAAGCAATCAGAAGGATAAGCATGTATTATCATTTACGGCTGTTGATCTTGCTCAAAACACCAAAATGCTCTTGTTCATGCTGCAAGATTCAGATTCTCTGGTatcaataaaagaaacaaaactccATATCCTCCAAAGACCATTCACTGGGAAATTCTGGGCACTAAAATCAAGCTCCCTGAGCATCAAATGTTTGATGCCTCTGAACAACTGAAAAGACACAACAAGTGCAATCCCTAATGTTGCCCAGATGTGGAGAGAGTGTGTGCTAAATTGTATATTAACCATAAGTCATCAACCCATTTAAAAAAATACATAGAGTTTCAGGGCTATATGATCATGATCTCTAGTTACAATCACATCTTCCAGTTCCTTAAATAGTCAAACTCTCTAACTGGAAACAGGTAAATCACTAATAGTCAATGCCAACCAAATACTTTGCAAAATTTATGTTGGAACCATCAAAAGTTTACATCCTCATGACTGGGAGTTTCTAAAATTCCCCTGGTAATACAATAATGAATGGATAACTGCCTTAAAAACAAGTTCTTGGCAACATAAGAAAGATTATCTATTTTCACTGTAAATGAAGGACattttttggaaattatttGTTATAGGTCCATGGCAAATATGATAGCTTATATTATTTCCACATCTTTTTCATGATTTGTGTTCACTGGACACCTGTTCAAATAAGTCCAGTATGCCATATCCTGGTCTCATTTGTAAACCTCGACTTCTATTCTCGCGTTACATCTCCAAATACTAGTTATCAGGtaccaaaaaattaaatatcaCCCAAACTGGCCAATGACACATCCTGACATTGTATTAAAGCAGAAATTTGGGAGCCAGCGTTCATAGTTAGATTGCCAGGCAATACAGAAGATACCATATCAGTAGTTCTAATGCAGTGAAGCTGAAAACCCAAAAATTATTACCAATAGAAGCTAGTTGCTGTTTCCGACCACTCCCTGGAGGTCTTCCTCGACCCCTCTTTTGAGTAGGTGTTGTAGTTGGTGGAGGAGTTGATGAAGTGGGATTCAATGCCAACGAAACCTTACCATCGGGTCCATACTTCCGAGGCCTTCCCCTTTTTCTACGTACAGGCTCACCCTGTGGCACAGCAGAAGGTGCCCCTACACTGACTCCCCGACCTGACATTGTTGAAGAAGGATCAACAGGTAATGTTGATCCAATTGAACTTCCTCCAGTATTTGGTTGAAATGATGCACTCGCCCCTGTTAATGGATATATAGTTGGTGATCCCTGTAATCCACTGCCAGAAGCAGTCACACCTCTCTGCATATAATATGGAGTCGACCCAGAAAACGTCATTGCATCCCTTCTATCCATGGGGACTTCCTGTTGTTCGCTTCTACTTCCAATCAAACACTCAAATATCCAATTCACGGAGTCAACCTAGTTTTTCAAAAGAACTTGAAACTTCTTCTCCTCTACTAAGTATCTTGTTTTTAAAAAGCCTATGCTTGATCACTCTGCCTATGTAATGCTCTTGAATCAAAACTCTTCCACCGGTACTCAAAGAGAAAACGGAGGAGGTTTTAGTAATGGAATCAAGAAACAGCGCAAAATGTTGAACATCATTCTGCTCTTTGAAACTCACATTTTCAGGCACATATGATCACCAAAATGCAGCAGTAGAGAATCACAACACAAGTGGGAGGCCGGGAGCCCCATTATATCGACAAATTGCCTAATTCAGacaaagcatttaacattccaAATCAATTACAATCGTGTCAAGAGACAAACTCGAATACAAATCCGACATAATAACATATAGCCTCAAGTAGAAAGGACTTCGAAAGCAAAAGGAAGAGAGAATTCAGTACTCTTTCTTGCCGGATACAAGAATGAACATAATGAACAAAGATCAATTGATTGACTAAAAAGGACacagaattgaagaagaataaGTCAAGTTCAAAATTCAAGATGCAATTCTAGTTCTTTAGAAATAACGAAGGGCAATAACTGAGGATATTTTACAGCTCACCAAACCAAGATAGACAAGGAGAGGCTTCGGTTCAAAGACAAAAGAAAATGGATAAAGACTGAACTAGTTACTGGTCTG contains:
- the LOC113760373 gene encoding AT-hook motif nuclear-localized protein 9-like — translated: MDRRDAMTFSGSTPYYMQRGVTASGSGLQGSPTIYPLTGASASFQPNTGGSSIGSTLPVDPSSTMSGRGVSVGAPSAVPQGEPVRRKRGRPRKYGPDGKVSLALNPTSSTPPPTTTPTQKRGRGRPPGSGRKQQLASIGGWLSNSAGFGFTPHVITISVGEDITTKIMSFSQQGPRAICILSANGAISTVTLRQPSSSGGTVTYEGRFEILCLSGSYLLSANSGSHSRTGGLSVSLASPDGRVVGGGVGGVLIAASPVQVIVGSFVCGSSKTKEKDGQSLGSAGDLDQQTVDNSVTITSFPPSQNLTSTSSMGTWPGSVQMAHGDIDLMHG